Proteins encoded together in one Mycobacterium simiae window:
- the sucC gene encoding ADP-forming succinate--CoA ligase subunit beta: MDLFEYQAKELFVKHNVPTSPGRVTDTAEGAKQIATEVGAPVMVKAQVKVGGRGKAGGVKYAATPDDAYEHAKNILGLDIKGHIVKKLLVAEASEIAEEYYVSFLLDRANRTYLAMCSVEGGMEIEEVAATKPERLAKVPVSAVKGVDLAFARSIAEQGHLPAEVLDAAAVTIQKLWELFVAEDATLVEVNPLVRTPDDQILALDGKVTLDANADFRQPGHAEFEDRDATDPLELKAKEHDLNYVKLDGSVGIIGNGAGLVMSTLDVVAYAGEKHGGVKPANFLDIGGGASAEVMAAGLDVILNDKQVKSVFVNVFGGITSCDAVANGIVTALNMLGDEANKPLVVRLDGNNVDEGRQILAQANHPLVIQAETMDAGADKAAELANK; this comes from the coding sequence ATGGACCTTTTCGAGTATCAAGCGAAAGAACTGTTCGTTAAGCACAACGTACCTACCTCGCCCGGGCGGGTAACCGACACCGCCGAGGGTGCGAAGCAGATCGCGACCGAAGTCGGGGCGCCGGTGATGGTCAAGGCGCAGGTCAAGGTTGGCGGCCGGGGCAAGGCCGGCGGCGTCAAATACGCCGCGACGCCCGACGACGCTTACGAGCACGCCAAGAACATCCTCGGCCTGGACATTAAGGGCCACATCGTGAAGAAGTTGCTGGTCGCCGAGGCCAGTGAGATTGCCGAGGAGTACTACGTCTCGTTCCTGCTCGATCGCGCCAACCGCACTTACCTGGCGATGTGTTCCGTCGAGGGCGGTATGGAAATCGAAGAGGTGGCCGCCACCAAGCCCGAGCGGTTGGCGAAGGTTCCGGTGAGCGCCGTCAAGGGCGTCGACCTCGCATTCGCCCGCTCCATCGCCGAGCAGGGCCACCTGCCGGCCGAGGTGCTCGACGCCGCCGCGGTGACCATCCAGAAACTGTGGGAGCTCTTCGTCGCCGAGGACGCCACCCTGGTTGAGGTCAACCCGCTGGTGCGGACCCCGGATGACCAAATCCTGGCGCTGGACGGCAAGGTCACCCTGGACGCCAACGCCGACTTCCGTCAGCCCGGTCACGCCGAGTTCGAGGATCGCGACGCCACCGACCCGCTGGAGCTCAAGGCCAAGGAGCACGACCTCAACTACGTCAAGCTGGACGGCTCGGTCGGCATCATCGGTAACGGCGCGGGTCTGGTGATGTCGACGCTCGATGTGGTGGCCTACGCCGGTGAGAAGCACGGCGGGGTGAAGCCGGCCAACTTCCTGGACATCGGCGGCGGCGCTTCAGCGGAGGTGATGGCCGCGGGGCTGGACGTGATTTTGAACGACAAGCAGGTCAAAAGCGTCTTCGTCAACGTGTTCGGCGGCATCACCAGCTGCGACGCCGTCGCCAACGGGATCGTGACCGCATTGAACATGCTCGGTGACGAGGCCAACAAGCCGCTCGTGGTGCGGCTCGACGGCAACAACGTCGACGAGGGCCGTCAAATCCTTGCCCAAGCCAACCACCCGCTGGTGATCCAGGCCGAGACCATGGACGCTGGCGCCGACAAAGCCGCCGAGCTGGCGAACAAGTAA